AAAAAGAAGCCATATTCCTACTTAGCTGAAAACTATACTTATTAAGGACATTTTGGAGCCCCAAAGAAAGATAATTCCTCTTGAATTCTTACACATATGCAGGGAAGCACATAATCATTCCCTGAGATATGTCATGACATAAGAATATCAATAAGGAATGCCAATGAATTCATAAGTTTGAGGAACACTGTTAAAAGCCAACATTTGCTTACTGTTGAATTAGctttgaagaagaaaagcaatGCAAGAGGAAATGAGGCTGCTGATATCATTTCTCCAATTTCCCCATTTCTGATCAGATCCAGAACTTCAATACTTACAAATATATTCTAACTttgagaacaaattttaaaatttactgcTCTGAAGCCCATTTATTCTTAAAAGCCAGTTGTCATACAAGTGTCAAAAATACATGATTAAAATAGGGCCACAACTCAGATTCAGCAAGTAATTATTAAGTCATCAGTAGTGTGCTCTTAAAGTTCTGCTGTAAAAAATTTAACTTGTGGCAGTCTTTGACTCAAAAAATTCCTTCAGTCTTATCCTAAAATATTCATTGCACATATCTCTCAATAGGAATGTATTTGGATTATTAAATCAATTAAGTGCCCAAACCAGCAAGGAGAAAAAATGAGATTAAGCCCTAGACAAGTTTAAATTTTACTTGTCCACATGAAATGATAATGAATTCATAGAGAAATAAGCTAAATAGAACTTTTACCAGAACTTGTTTCACAAGATGGTAGGGATCAGAATAGCTATCAGGAATGATGGCTCTTTTATTACTGATTCTTCCACTCGTATAATTGAAAACAGGCGTCTTAAGTCCAAAATGGAACCATCTTACTCTCTACAGGGTTTGTGGATGTTCATGAGAAAGAATGGGCTCTGTCTATAATTATGAAAAACCAATTACTAAGTGTCTTATAAAACTTGTCACTAAAAAGGCATTTTGTGCCATTTGCTCCTAAGATAAAAATGCCTCAAAAACACAAGAATACCAAAGACCTAGGAAATGATCATCATGAATAATTTCAAATGTCTATAGCTTCCGCTATCCACCCTACTACGAATGTAGGTTATCAGAATACACGAAAATAACACTCTTTTGGGAATTCTCTAAGCAAACCCTTCCATAATCATTGTGTTTCTCAAGCCAATGTCCTGTTTTTAATGAGGTCATCTAAGcacatttttctttcatcaaGCTCTTGCTGAGTAGCATCTCATGTACTCTGTCATCCATGAAGAGGAAGGCTtgttccttctgtgtttctgcacctctctttgtctctgactgaccagttttcttttttccacttgtCTTCTGTTCTTGGCTCGTAATGCTGACTCATGAAACTGTTGTTCTGAAGCAGAAGCACATACATTATGTGTTTTCTGGCTCCCAGTATCTGTCTGTTTTTCCCCCCAGCCATAAAGAGCAAATGGATGTTTGACTTCTTTTGTTTTACTTGGTCTTTGAGGACTTTTAGCTGTTTTCTTATTAGCTCCAGAAAGCAAAGCACGTTGTGGAGGATGATCTGTGTTATCCATTAGTTTGTCTTTCACTGCTATCTGttgttttttcactttcatttgctgtttatttttttcttgtgtgtttTTCCCTGGTGTTTCTGGGAGGCTGGCAGCGTCCTCATCCTCAGATGCCTCGGCCCCTTTCTCTTCCACTCCTagttcctcttcctctctttcggGCTTGAGGGGAGTCTGGGGTGGAGAAGGGGCCGAAGCTCCCTGGGGACCCAGGGGCGTGGAGGCCCCACCACCTCCAGAAGATGAGGAATCGTCCGAGTTGCTGGAAGACCCCCAGCCGTCCCATAACCAGGGGTTGTGCGTCTGCTCCAGTAGCCGCCGACTCAGGCGATAATGCAATAGCTCCTGGTAGTACGGGCCACAAGTGTCCCACTTGGGGACTTTGTAGCGCTTCATGTATTCGCTCTTCACCTTGCTCCCACAATGCATGGTCCCCGCCCAGCGGGAGCCAGCGGGACCAGCCGGCCCCCCGGCCGCggtttcccttcctcttctgatgcctctctcctctttcctcctccacctctttccatttcttaactaacctgcttatcattttttacagcacaatagtattccatcacaatcatatacaacaacttgttcagccttaCCTACCCCAACCAATGGgcatatcttttggccatttgtcaattaagGAAAGGCTcatattcttaaaattttgacAAAGATCTCTATCTATTTTAGATAGGAGAACTCTATCTGAAAAACTCTACAAAATTTTCTATTCCTTCTAATAGtgactacattagttttatttgtacaaaaccttttaaatttaatgtaatcacatGAATAACctagactgaattgcttgtcagctctaggaatggggagggaaaatgaaagagaaacaatatggatcatataacttcagaaaacttatgtggaaatttattaaaattaaaaatccaaatttaaaaaagaagttttatatgaataaataaaaatttaaaaaatcaatgtgaccaaaattatctctattttatatatcacaatgctctctgtctcttttttgttatttcctaTTCATAATTCTGAGAAGTAATATGCTTCCTGTTCTTCTGATTTTCTTATGATAACTCCCTTTACATttgtcatgtatccattttgatcttatcataGTAAATGGGTTAAAACATTTGTCTATATCTAATTCcagccaaactactttccaattttcccaacaactttcaacaaataatgaattcttatcccaaaattattTGATCTCTACTTTTGTTAAATACAAGGGTGCTATAATCTATTACCACTGCttattgtatgtctgttctgttcttctggtctttctattattttagccagtaccaggtaATTTTGATTGTCTACTATAAACTATAGTTAAGctagattttttccctttccattattttcataaattctatggacattcttgaccttttattgtaatgaatttgttattattttttctagctcaatgaaATGATTTTTGGTAGGTTAATTgagatgacattgaataagtagattactttggtaagattgtcattttaaatatattggtTCTATCCACCCATGAGCaactaatatttctccaattctttaaatctgattttatttttgtaaaaaccattttataattatatttatgcaaTTCCTAGGTTTGTTTTGACAGGTGTACTCCCAGCCATTTTATTCTGCCTATTGTTAATTTAAATGGGttttctcttccaatttcttCTTACAGGTCACtattagtaatatatagaaatgttaattatttgtttggatttattttgtgtcttactacattgctaaaattattgatagtttcagctaatttttaattgaatttagcATTTTCAATATATgctatcatatcatttgcaaaaatctatacttttgtttcctctttgcccTTTCTTCCCTTATTACTATTTCTAATCTAATATTAAATAGTActggttataatgggcatcctcatTTTACTCTTAATCTTACTGGAatgacttctagtttatcctcctTACAAATAATACTTGTGGATCATTTTATGGAAAGACTCAACTCAGCGGATGGATAGAGGAGTGCCACAGTTACCTTTCTGGGTCTGCCAGCTGGCAGTGTTATGTTGTCACAAAGGCCAGAAGGTCATGGAAATATAAGATATTGAGGTTTTGAGCCAATAGAAGGATTCAGGGATGGGGGAGTTTAGCTGAGGTTTGAAAATCCATTATGGGAAgctgtggggtggggggagtctcTGGGTTTCCATACCTCTGTTGAGTCTCTGGTCTCACCTTATCAGTCATTCTGCACCAGTATCTTTATAGTCATCTTTGATGAGCATCAGCCTGGAGGGGAACTCACTGGGCTGGAATCTGGGACTAGATCTTACTTTAGGATAGAAAGTCTGGaaactttatttctctctttctttatctttactaataaatacttatacatTTTGTGTGAGGTctccaatattattttttattcataacaCTTGATGcattcttgcttgcttgcttccatATTTCTTCtcaactttccttcttcctttacttCCTAAATTCCTTCTTCactaaattccttttttaattctttgattaTATTCTACAGCCTAACAGGTTCATTGTATACCTATTCAAGATACTTTGGGAGGGTCACAGCTTTAATTCCTCAAAAAATTTTGTTCTGAATAAGGAGATGGGTTTACTGAAAATGTTTGGCATTAAAAGGGAGGATCTTCAGCACAGAGTCCAAATCAAGGTGGGAGTTGGTGAGGTACTTCCTGTGTTTCCATTTATAGATGCCTTTGAATTTATTGCACCACATGAGAACATATTCCAGAGCTTAATAATCAGTTATGTCCATTTCTTGGTGGGAATAAGAGGACTCAGAGACCCCAATATATTGTTGGTGAGACTTTGGAATCaaaatattttggagagcaatgtgGCTATATACTATGTGAAtcacaaaactgaatataatttgTAATCAAGCAATTCTTTTACCAGGAAAGTATcccttaaataattttttaaaacacgaAATTTTAAACACTCATGCACATAAAAACATATTTGTTGAGATTTAATTTTCAAAAGCAGAAAGCTGGACAAATACAATATGTTTAAAATTGAGTAAACTAATTACAGCAAGTTATCATAGTCAAATATAATGGAACCCCCcttcaacaaaataataatggttGATATACATGAGGAAATATGGAAGAAGTCTTATGAGATAAGGTAAAGCAAAATCAACAAAATCAGAATGATTACTCCGTACACTGTAACTACAtctttatataaaagaaaaaaatagaaggaaggaacACTGGGTCAAATatggttaaaaaaattctagCAAGTTTTCATGGGGAACTATATCATTTTCTTACCTTGCTATTAATATGTTGCTTCACTTGATTCTATTTCAATATGCTTGAGTGTGCGGTAAGATTCTGAAAGCTAGCTCATCTGATTAAATTTAGATTTCACAATcaagtttttaataatttttaagtatCTGATTAATATGTCATTCAATATCTAATATGCAAttcaatatattaatattatttcatcattcagaatatagtttcctttctttttcttagctgTTTTTGTTTGCTGATTATAACCTCAAAGAAATGGGTTCtataaatacat
The window above is part of the Monodelphis domestica isolate mMonDom1 chromosome 7, mMonDom1.pri, whole genome shotgun sequence genome. Proteins encoded here:
- the LOC100013543 gene encoding centriole, cilia and spindle-associated protein-like, which produces MHCGSKVKSEYMKRYKVPKWDTCGPYYQELLHYRLSRRLLEQTHNPWLWDGWGSSSNSDDSSSSGGGGASTPLGPQGASAPSPPQTPLKPEREEEELGVEEKGAEASEDEDAASLPETPGKNTQEKNKQQMKVKKQQIAVKDKLMDNTDHPPQRALLSGANKKTAKSPQRPSKTKEVKHPFALYGWGEKQTDTGSQKTHNVCASASEQQFHESALRAKNRRQVEKRKLVSQRQREVQKHRRNKPSSSWMTEYMRCYSARA